In a genomic window of Curtobacterium sp. MCBD17_035:
- a CDS encoding ABC transporter substrate-binding protein translates to MRSRTRLGVVAAALGVTALALTGCSTSTSDSAGAATTSSAAKGPAVDLSGVCPSTVVVQTDWNPEADHGHVYQMLGANPKIDASGKSVTGDLMANGKSTGVQLEIRAGGPAIGYSTVSSQMYQDKSITLGYVSTDEAVEFSGNLPTTAVFAENDESPMVLMWDPATYKSVDSIKGLGKALKAKGGVVRYFSGAAYMTYLAQAGYLPTSVQDGSYDGTPSKFVTAGGKDAQQGFATAEPYIYQHEVAAWGKKLDSSLVSSTGWNPYPETMSVRSGDLAKLTPCLKKLVPVMQQADVDYFTNPTPTNDLIDTLVQDYNNGWTYDAKVGAFAVQQMKKLKVATDGSNGYVGDMDASRLNSFITKAAPIFEKSGGHVQSGLTADDLYTNQFIDKKIGFGF, encoded by the coding sequence ATGCGCAGCAGAACCCGTCTCGGCGTCGTCGCCGCAGCCCTCGGCGTCACCGCCCTCGCCCTCACCGGCTGTTCGACGAGCACGTCGGACAGCGCCGGCGCCGCGACCACGTCGTCCGCCGCGAAGGGCCCGGCCGTCGACCTGTCCGGCGTCTGCCCCTCGACCGTCGTCGTCCAGACGGACTGGAACCCCGAAGCCGACCACGGGCACGTCTACCAGATGCTCGGGGCGAACCCGAAGATCGACGCCTCGGGCAAGTCCGTCACGGGCGACCTCATGGCGAACGGCAAGTCGACGGGTGTGCAGCTCGAGATCCGCGCGGGCGGTCCCGCGATCGGCTACTCCACGGTGAGCTCGCAGATGTACCAGGACAAGTCGATCACGCTCGGCTACGTCTCCACCGACGAGGCCGTCGAGTTCTCCGGCAACCTGCCCACCACGGCGGTGTTCGCCGAGAACGACGAGTCGCCCATGGTGCTCATGTGGGACCCGGCGACGTACAAGAGCGTCGACAGCATCAAGGGCCTCGGCAAGGCGCTCAAGGCCAAGGGCGGCGTCGTCCGCTACTTCAGCGGCGCCGCGTACATGACCTACCTGGCGCAGGCGGGATACCTCCCGACGAGCGTCCAGGACGGCAGCTACGACGGCACGCCGTCGAAGTTCGTGACCGCGGGCGGCAAGGACGCGCAGCAGGGCTTCGCGACCGCCGAGCCGTACATCTACCAGCACGAGGTGGCGGCCTGGGGCAAGAAGCTCGACTCCTCGCTCGTCTCGAGCACGGGGTGGAACCCCTACCCCGAGACCATGTCCGTCCGCTCGGGCGACCTGGCGAAGCTCACCCCGTGCCTGAAGAAGCTCGTGCCGGTCATGCAGCAGGCCGACGTGGACTACTTCACGAACCCGACACCGACGAACGACCTCATCGACACGCTCGTGCAGGACTACAACAACGGCTGGACCTACGACGCCAAGGTCGGTGCGTTCGCCGTCCAGCAGATGAAGAAGCTCAAGGTCGCCACGGACGGCAGCAACGGCTACGTCGGCGACATGGACGCCAGCCGGCTGAACTCGTTCATCACCAAGGCGGCGCCGATCTTCGAGAAGTCCGGCGGTCACGTCCAGTCGGGGCTCACGGCCGACGACCTGTACACCAACCAGTTCATCGACAAGAAGATCGGGTTCGGCTTCTAG
- a CDS encoding ABC transporter permease, protein MVTLQEVAETRTARAAARQTRSRTRPAVMWWQPVAVFVVLIALWYVAATYYDKAKNLAFLVPYPHLVAKAIVWDTSPDGTPSGFDGQLWQALARTALVSLTGLAIAIVIGVVWAMLMAQAKWLENSLYPYAVVLQCVPILALVPLIGALFGYEFASRVIVTVMIALFPMVSNTLFGLQSADRGARELFRLQQAGRGAQLLKLQIPAALPSIFVGLRTSAGLSVIGAIVGDQFFQRGNPGLGVLIQVTASRLMGPELYATIIVASLFGVAVFLVFGLIGRLAVGRWHDFG, encoded by the coding sequence ATGGTCACGCTGCAGGAGGTCGCCGAGACCCGCACCGCCCGAGCGGCCGCCCGTCAGACACGCAGCAGGACACGGCCCGCCGTCATGTGGTGGCAACCCGTGGCCGTGTTCGTCGTCCTCATCGCCCTCTGGTACGTCGCCGCGACGTACTACGACAAGGCGAAGAACCTGGCGTTCCTCGTCCCCTACCCGCACCTCGTCGCCAAGGCGATCGTCTGGGACACGAGTCCCGACGGCACGCCCTCCGGGTTCGACGGGCAGCTGTGGCAGGCGCTCGCGCGGACGGCCCTGGTGTCCCTGACCGGGCTCGCGATCGCGATCGTCATCGGCGTCGTCTGGGCGATGCTCATGGCGCAGGCGAAGTGGCTCGAGAACTCGCTGTACCCGTACGCCGTCGTGCTCCAGTGCGTGCCGATCCTGGCGCTCGTCCCGCTGATCGGTGCCCTGTTCGGGTACGAGTTCGCCAGCCGCGTCATCGTCACGGTGATGATCGCGCTGTTCCCGATGGTGTCGAACACGCTGTTCGGTCTGCAGTCGGCCGACCGCGGGGCGCGCGAGCTGTTCCGGCTCCAGCAGGCCGGCCGCGGCGCCCAGCTGCTCAAGCTGCAGATCCCCGCCGCGCTGCCGTCGATCTTCGTCGGACTGCGGACGTCGGCCGGGCTCTCGGTGATCGGCGCGATCGTCGGCGACCAGTTCTTCCAGCGCGGCAACCCGGGCCTCGGCGTCCTCATCCAGGTGACCGCGTCGCGGCTCATGGGCCCCGAGCTCTACGCGACGATCATCGTCGCCTCGCTCTTCGGCGTCGCCGTGTTCCTCGTCTTCGGCCTCATCGGGCGTCTCGCCGTCGGCCGCTGGCACGACTTCGGCTGA
- a CDS encoding ABC transporter ATP-binding protein: MTTTAPAPATSTDTLLDFGNVEMTFPNGTIALQGVDLTVDRGEFVSVVGPSGCGKSTLLRIASGLETASDGTASVGASRIGYVFQDATLLPWRTVQGNVELLAELGHVGKAERAEKARRAIDLVGLNGFETNLPKQLSGGMRMRVSLARSLTLDPELFLFDEPFGALDEITRERLNDELLRLFVEQRFAGLFITHSVSEAVYLSTKVIVMSGRPGTVVRRFDVPFPMPRDPDIRFTPEFAELVGEVSHALREGHR, from the coding sequence GTGACCACCACCGCACCCGCGCCCGCCACGTCGACGGACACGCTGCTCGACTTCGGGAACGTCGAGATGACGTTCCCGAACGGGACCATCGCCCTCCAGGGCGTCGACCTGACGGTCGACCGCGGCGAGTTCGTGTCCGTCGTCGGTCCGTCCGGCTGCGGCAAGTCGACCCTCCTCCGGATCGCCTCCGGACTCGAGACCGCGTCCGACGGGACCGCGTCGGTCGGGGCCTCCCGGATCGGGTACGTGTTCCAGGACGCGACCCTGCTCCCCTGGCGCACCGTGCAGGGGAACGTGGAGCTGCTCGCGGAACTCGGCCACGTGGGCAAGGCGGAGCGGGCCGAGAAGGCGCGCCGGGCGATCGACCTCGTCGGACTGAACGGGTTCGAGACGAACCTGCCGAAGCAGCTGTCGGGCGGCATGCGGATGCGCGTGTCCCTCGCCCGGTCGCTCACCCTCGACCCGGAGCTGTTCCTGTTCGACGAGCCCTTCGGCGCGCTCGACGAGATCACGCGCGAGCGACTCAACGACGAACTGCTCCGCCTGTTCGTCGAACAGCGCTTCGCCGGGCTGTTCATCACGCACTCGGTGTCCGAGGCCGTCTACCTGTCGACGAAGGTCATCGTCATGTCCGGCCGTCCCGGCACGGTCGTCCGACGCTTCGACGTCCCGTTCCCGATGCCACGGGACCCGGACATCCGCTTCACGCCCGAGTTCGCCGAACTCGTCGGCGAGGTCTCGCACGCGCTCCGGGAAGGACACCGCTGA
- a CDS encoding amidohydrolase family protein: MSATLPRPLALLRHGLLPDGRRVDIAIEGGTVSEVAPAGTLTADAEATLDLEGRLLLTAPAEPHAHLDKALSFDRIRPPLGDLGSAIGAWIAHAADMTVDDIADRARTQALAMLATGTTAVRTHVDVLSGDGTATTDQATRGARALLRVRRELAGLMDIELVALAGHRAPDAHVEAVLDLGVDLVGGAPHLADDPDADLDRLLAIAARRGLGVDMHADESLDGPVTLDRYARTVRDWPRDRQYSAGHCVRLGTLSPQRRAEVIEDVLAADLGVITLPITNLYLQGWQHPVSTPRGLTALRALLDAGVRVAAGADNVRDPFNPVGRSDALETASLLVTAGHLTPEEAYRLVSDGARSVMGLPPAGAVPGARAEFLAIAASSLIEAVAEAPADRLVVAHGRLVAVTEVHRSVAAPTPAPTAPGDTVPADTTPATATPAPAA; encoded by the coding sequence GTGAGCGCGACACTGCCCCGGCCACTGGCACTCCTTCGCCACGGACTGCTGCCCGACGGGCGCCGTGTCGACATCGCGATCGAGGGCGGCACGGTGTCCGAGGTCGCCCCGGCCGGCACGCTCACGGCGGACGCCGAGGCCACCCTCGACCTCGAGGGGCGTCTGCTCCTCACGGCCCCCGCGGAGCCCCACGCGCACCTCGACAAGGCGCTGAGCTTCGACCGGATCCGACCCCCGCTCGGTGACCTCGGCTCGGCCATCGGCGCCTGGATCGCCCACGCGGCGGACATGACCGTCGACGACATCGCCGACCGGGCCCGCACCCAGGCCCTCGCGATGCTCGCCACGGGCACGACCGCGGTCCGCACGCACGTCGACGTGCTCAGCGGCGACGGAACGGCCACGACCGACCAGGCCACCCGCGGCGCACGAGCGCTGCTCCGGGTGCGGCGTGAACTCGCCGGCCTCATGGACATCGAGCTCGTCGCACTCGCCGGTCACCGCGCGCCGGACGCGCACGTCGAAGCGGTGCTCGACCTCGGGGTGGACCTCGTCGGCGGTGCCCCGCACCTCGCCGACGACCCGGACGCCGATCTCGACCGCCTCCTCGCGATCGCGGCGCGGCGCGGACTCGGCGTCGACATGCACGCCGACGAGAGCCTCGACGGCCCGGTCACGCTCGACCGCTACGCGCGGACGGTGCGGGACTGGCCACGGGACCGGCAGTACTCGGCGGGACACTGCGTGCGTCTCGGCACCCTGTCGCCGCAGCGCCGCGCCGAGGTGATCGAGGACGTGCTCGCCGCGGACCTCGGCGTCATCACACTCCCGATCACGAACCTGTACCTGCAGGGCTGGCAGCACCCGGTGTCGACGCCGCGCGGTCTGACGGCGCTCCGGGCGCTCCTCGACGCCGGCGTCCGGGTGGCGGCCGGAGCGGACAACGTGCGGGACCCGTTCAACCCGGTCGGGCGGTCGGACGCGCTCGAGACCGCCTCGCTGCTCGTGACCGCGGGACACCTCACGCCGGAGGAGGCGTACCGGCTCGTCAGCGACGGCGCCCGCAGTGTGATGGGCCTCCCGCCCGCCGGGGCGGTGCCGGGTGCGCGGGCCGAGTTCCTGGCCATCGCCGCGTCGAGCCTCATCGAGGCCGTCGCCGAGGCCCCCGCGGACCGGCTCGTCGTCGCGCACGGCCGGCTCGTCGCGGTCACCGAGGTCCACCGCTCCGTCGCCGCGCCCACCCCCGCGCCGACCGCCCCCGGCGACACCGTTCCCGCCGACACCACCCCCGCAACCGCCACCCCGGCACCCGCCGCCTGA
- a CDS encoding XRE family transcriptional regulator, producing MVTTEVVDPDAAGTRVVDEQARRIGQHIRELRRDRSLTLVQLADRSGLSHSFLSQLERGHTRASMVSLDRIAGALGTSQVALLAAGDPQLREPDDPRPEVVRAHEGARSPFALGSARLLVHGGSHAFEPLEWIGANTDPGEHYEHHEDEFLTVVAGAVLLDLAGDVTRLGVGDSAYYRGGTPHRWCSADGERFHLIVVKQTPAPTGGAA from the coding sequence GTGGTCACCACCGAGGTCGTCGACCCCGACGCCGCCGGCACGCGCGTCGTCGACGAGCAGGCCCGCCGGATCGGCCAGCACATCCGCGAACTCCGCCGTGACCGGTCCCTGACGCTCGTGCAGCTCGCCGACCGGAGCGGACTGTCGCACTCGTTCCTCAGCCAGCTCGAGCGCGGGCACACCCGAGCGAGCATGGTGTCGCTCGACCGCATCGCCGGCGCGCTCGGGACGAGCCAGGTCGCACTGCTCGCCGCCGGTGACCCGCAGCTCCGCGAGCCCGACGATCCGCGCCCCGAGGTCGTCCGCGCCCACGAGGGTGCCCGGAGCCCGTTCGCCCTGGGATCGGCCCGCCTGCTCGTGCACGGCGGCAGCCACGCGTTCGAGCCCCTCGAGTGGATCGGCGCGAACACCGATCCCGGCGAGCACTACGAACACCACGAGGACGAGTTCCTCACCGTCGTGGCCGGGGCGGTGCTCCTCGACCTCGCCGGGGACGTGACGCGGCTCGGCGTCGGCGACTCCGCGTACTACCGCGGCGGCACGCCGCACCGATGGTGCAGCGCCGACGGCGAGCGGTTCCACCTCATCGTCGTCAAGCAGACGCCCGCGCCGACCGGAGGTGCCGCATGA
- a CDS encoding PDR/VanB family oxidoreductase: MSAQEARIAVRVAARTAVARDVVTLDLAPVDAAPLPAWTPGAHVDLEVRPGLERQYSLVATTADGHWRVAVLREQEGRGGSAAVHDVLVPGETVAVRGPRNHFAFDPARPAVFVAGGIGITPILPMIALAEADGTPWTLHYAGRDRAGMAFAADLAAAHPAEVRLYPGDEGTRLDVPGLLAGPSDAVVYACGPRRLVDAVVAAGAHRGPDAVRVERFTAADDATAPGEPFEAELALSGITVTVPPDRSLLDVVEDAGVLVLSSCREGTCGTCETPVLEGEVEHRDTVLSAEEHADGRTMMICVSRARGGCPRLVLDL; encoded by the coding sequence ATGAGCGCGCAGGAGGCCCGCATCGCCGTCCGGGTCGCGGCCAGGACCGCGGTGGCCCGGGACGTCGTCACCCTCGACCTCGCTCCGGTGGACGCGGCACCGCTGCCCGCGTGGACCCCGGGGGCGCACGTCGACCTCGAGGTACGCCCCGGGCTCGAGCGGCAGTACTCCCTCGTCGCCACGACCGCGGACGGGCACTGGCGCGTCGCCGTGCTCCGCGAGCAGGAGGGCCGCGGGGGATCCGCCGCCGTGCACGACGTCCTCGTGCCCGGCGAGACCGTGGCGGTCCGCGGTCCGCGCAACCACTTCGCGTTCGACCCCGCACGCCCGGCGGTGTTCGTGGCCGGCGGCATCGGGATCACACCGATCCTGCCGATGATCGCCCTGGCCGAGGCCGACGGCACCCCGTGGACCCTGCACTACGCGGGACGGGATCGGGCGGGGATGGCGTTCGCGGCGGACCTCGCCGCCGCACACCCCGCCGAGGTCCGGCTCTACCCGGGCGACGAGGGCACCCGGCTCGACGTGCCGGGCCTGCTCGCGGGACCCTCGGACGCGGTCGTCTACGCGTGCGGGCCGCGGCGGCTCGTGGACGCGGTCGTGGCGGCCGGCGCCCACCGCGGCCCTGACGCCGTCCGCGTCGAGCGGTTCACGGCCGCCGACGACGCCACCGCACCGGGGGAGCCGTTCGAGGCGGAACTCGCGCTGTCGGGGATCACCGTCACCGTGCCTCCCGACCGATCGCTGCTCGACGTCGTCGAGGACGCGGGCGTGCTCGTACTGTCGTCGTGCCGCGAGGGCACCTGCGGCACCTGCGAGACCCCGGTGCTCGAGGGGGAGGTCGAGCACCGGGACACCGTGCTCAGCGCCGAGGAGCACGCCGATGGGCGGACGATGATGATCTGCGTCTCGCGGGCGCGCGGCGGATGCCCCCGGCTCGTGCTCGACCTGTAG
- a CDS encoding APC family permease has translation MVSASPVPQSATSEDSHLKQRLGYWSLVATGIGSVIGSGWLFSAMYAAQTAGPAALIAWVIGGAVMLAVALVFAELGMVHPESGGLVRYPLYSNGRFAASIVGWSMWVTYVANPPTEASGVVQYASSYIPGLFRHGQLTFPGILVAIGLMAVFVVVNYFGVQFFARSNNIVTAVKICIPTLTIVMLFASGFTHSGGAGGTHNFAAGGGFAPYGIGAALGTIATAGMVFAYTGFRNIVELSGEARNPHRNIPASLVTTILAAIALYLLLQLAFIFGVPQHLLGKGWSGIDFNSPFAQLAMLLGMTWLYWVLIADSMVSPSGSGIVFTASNARNMFGLAKNRFFPSWFAKVHPGSGVPRRALITNFLVGILFLLPLPSWHAIIGVTGTLIAFTFSIGSVSLVAFRRSGLADRAARLPGMSVIAPFAFVVSALVIYWVPWSELVLTIPIIVVGLIWYAVTYALQHHGAGEVVGGIWLVAYLAVVYGMSAIGSFGGLGLIGAPWDSVVLAVLAAGLYVWGTQSGIRYMRSRPELVDELRAQRIDAAPSPSQP, from the coding sequence ATGGTCAGCGCGAGTCCGGTCCCCCAGTCCGCCACGAGCGAGGACAGCCACCTCAAGCAGCGGCTCGGCTACTGGTCCCTGGTCGCCACGGGAATCGGCAGCGTCATCGGTTCGGGCTGGCTGTTCTCCGCGATGTACGCCGCACAGACGGCGGGGCCGGCAGCGCTCATCGCGTGGGTGATCGGCGGCGCGGTCATGCTCGCGGTCGCACTCGTGTTCGCCGAGCTCGGCATGGTGCACCCGGAATCCGGTGGGCTGGTCCGGTACCCGCTGTACTCGAACGGGCGCTTCGCCGCGAGCATCGTGGGCTGGAGCATGTGGGTCACCTACGTCGCGAACCCGCCGACCGAAGCGTCCGGCGTCGTCCAGTACGCCAGCTCGTACATCCCCGGGCTCTTCCGCCACGGCCAGCTGACGTTCCCCGGGATCCTCGTCGCCATCGGCCTCATGGCGGTGTTCGTCGTCGTCAACTACTTCGGTGTGCAGTTCTTCGCACGCAGCAACAACATCGTCACCGCGGTCAAGATCTGCATCCCGACACTGACCATCGTCATGCTGTTCGCGAGCGGGTTCACGCACAGCGGTGGCGCGGGTGGCACGCACAACTTCGCCGCCGGCGGCGGGTTCGCCCCGTATGGCATCGGCGCGGCCCTCGGCACCATCGCGACCGCGGGCATGGTGTTCGCCTACACCGGCTTCCGCAACATCGTCGAGCTGTCGGGCGAGGCCCGGAACCCGCACCGGAACATCCCGGCCTCACTCGTCACGACGATCCTCGCGGCGATCGCGCTCTACCTGCTGCTGCAGCTCGCGTTCATCTTCGGCGTGCCGCAGCACCTGCTCGGCAAGGGCTGGAGCGGCATCGACTTCAACTCACCCTTCGCGCAGCTCGCCATGCTCCTGGGCATGACCTGGCTGTACTGGGTCCTCATCGCCGACTCCATGGTCTCGCCGTCGGGGTCGGGCATCGTCTTCACGGCGTCGAACGCGCGCAACATGTTCGGCCTGGCGAAGAACCGGTTCTTCCCCTCGTGGTTCGCCAAGGTGCACCCGGGATCCGGCGTGCCGCGACGGGCGCTCATCACGAACTTCCTCGTCGGCATCCTGTTCCTGCTCCCCCTGCCGAGCTGGCACGCGATCATCGGTGTGACGGGCACGCTCATCGCCTTCACGTTCTCGATCGGCTCGGTGTCGCTCGTCGCGTTCCGTCGGTCGGGTCTGGCTGACCGCGCGGCACGCCTGCCCGGGATGTCGGTGATCGCGCCGTTCGCGTTCGTCGTGAGCGCGCTCGTCATCTACTGGGTGCCGTGGTCCGAGCTGGTCCTCACCATCCCGATCATCGTCGTCGGACTCATCTGGTACGCGGTCACGTACGCCCTGCAGCACCACGGTGCGGGTGAGGTCGTCGGCGGCATCTGGCTCGTCGCGTATCTCGCCGTCGTCTACGGCATGTCGGCGATCGGGAGCTTCGGCGGCCTCGGCCTCATCGGGGCGCCGTGGGACTCCGTCGTGCTCGCGGTGCTCGCGGCCGGCCTGTACGTGTGGGGCACGCAGTCCGGGATCCGCTACATGCGCTCGCGTCCCGAACTCGTCGACGAGCTCCGCGCGCAGCGGATCGACGCGGCGCCGTCCCCGTCACAGCCGTAG
- a CDS encoding AAA family ATPase — MIVWINGTHGVGKTTTSALVQQMLPDARVLDAEKVGEVLMDIRPGLPATDDFQHWAPWRPLVVETARRVLQYTGGILVMPMTVLIERYWREISDGLAAHDIPVRHFVLHADQETIRDRIQNDPVLGPSTFRFSRLEPYAEAARTWLHAEAEVVDTTHIDPTQAAQRIAAAVRAG; from the coding sequence ATGATCGTGTGGATCAACGGCACCCACGGTGTGGGGAAGACGACGACGAGCGCGCTCGTGCAGCAGATGCTCCCGGACGCGCGCGTCCTCGACGCCGAGAAGGTCGGTGAGGTCCTCATGGACATCCGACCGGGCCTCCCGGCGACCGACGACTTCCAGCACTGGGCGCCCTGGCGACCGCTCGTCGTCGAGACCGCCCGACGCGTGCTGCAGTACACCGGTGGGATCCTCGTCATGCCGATGACCGTCCTGATCGAGCGGTACTGGCGCGAGATCAGCGACGGCCTCGCCGCGCATGACATCCCGGTCCGCCACTTCGTCCTGCACGCCGACCAGGAGACGATCCGCGACCGGATCCAGAACGACCCGGTCCTCGGCCCGTCGACGTTCCGCTTCTCGCGCCTGGAGCCCTACGCCGAGGCCGCTCGCACCTGGCTCCACGCCGAGGCGGAGGTGGTCGACACGACGCACATCGACCCGACGCAGGCGGCGCAGCGGATCGCCGCAGCGGTCCGCGCCGGCTAG
- a CDS encoding amidohydrolase family protein produces the protein MAQTLIRGGWVLTGAPESVPVAGVPAHSDASPTPAAIRDGAVLVDGDRIAGVGTYDDLRAVNPHAVVRGGAYDIVTPGFVNTHGHFSEGLITGIGSQYTLWEWLQELIAPVNPVMTRDKAYAGTMLQGIQMLRSGVTTANDMFCSDPIPGDPATPGVVQALDELGLRGVLSFGSGDVDRDFGPAPILDELRVLEEATAASRYSSFRVGISSIGRYTDAAWEQHIGYAVDGGHGIHIHIHEVREEVTAARQRTGKTVVGHAAATGMFAVPVIAAHSVWVDREDRQLYAEHGVGVAHNPVANGILASGIAPVAELRALGVPVGIGVDGPASNDSQDFLQAMKTAALLARIRDLQATAMSAREAFEMGTIGGARALRMDGEIGSLEPGKRADVVVFDGDSPALANVHDPYQAVVFVAGSREVKDVWVDGELSLADGEVTRVDPAEAVARARPLAQQLVAEAGLSRLSALGGGPLEGTERP, from the coding sequence ATGGCCCAGACCCTGATCCGTGGCGGGTGGGTGCTCACCGGAGCGCCCGAGTCCGTCCCCGTCGCCGGTGTCCCCGCACACTCCGACGCCTCGCCGACGCCCGCCGCGATCCGTGACGGTGCCGTCCTCGTCGACGGCGATCGCATCGCGGGGGTCGGCACCTACGACGACCTGCGGGCGGTGAACCCACACGCGGTCGTCCGCGGCGGGGCGTACGACATCGTGACGCCCGGGTTCGTGAACACGCACGGGCACTTCAGCGAGGGGCTCATCACCGGCATCGGCTCGCAGTACACGCTGTGGGAGTGGCTGCAGGAACTCATCGCACCCGTCAACCCGGTCATGACGCGGGACAAGGCGTACGCGGGGACGATGCTCCAGGGCATCCAGATGCTCCGCAGCGGCGTGACGACGGCGAACGACATGTTCTGCTCGGACCCGATCCCGGGCGACCCCGCCACGCCGGGCGTCGTCCAGGCGCTCGACGAGCTGGGGCTCCGCGGCGTGCTCTCGTTCGGGTCCGGTGACGTCGACCGGGACTTCGGGCCCGCGCCGATCCTCGACGAACTCCGTGTGCTCGAGGAAGCCACCGCCGCGAGCCGGTACAGCTCGTTCCGCGTCGGGATCTCCTCCATCGGCCGCTACACGGACGCCGCGTGGGAGCAGCACATCGGGTACGCCGTGGACGGCGGCCACGGCATCCACATCCACATCCACGAGGTGCGCGAGGAGGTCACCGCGGCGCGACAGCGCACCGGCAAGACCGTCGTCGGGCACGCGGCGGCCACCGGCATGTTCGCCGTCCCCGTGATCGCCGCGCACAGCGTGTGGGTGGACCGGGAGGACCGGCAGCTCTACGCGGAGCACGGCGTCGGCGTCGCGCACAACCCGGTCGCGAACGGCATCCTGGCGAGCGGCATCGCGCCCGTCGCCGAACTCCGCGCCCTCGGCGTCCCGGTCGGCATCGGCGTGGACGGTCCCGCCTCGAACGACTCCCAGGACTTCCTGCAGGCGATGAAGACCGCCGCGCTGCTCGCCCGGATCCGCGATCTGCAGGCGACCGCGATGAGCGCCCGCGAAGCGTTCGAGATGGGCACCATCGGCGGCGCCCGGGCACTGCGGATGGACGGCGAGATCGGCTCGCTCGAGCCCGGCAAGCGCGCGGACGTCGTCGTGTTCGACGGCGACAGCCCGGCGCTGGCGAACGTGCACGACCCCTACCAGGCGGTCGTGTTCGTCGCCGGGAGCCGCGAGGTCAAGGACGTGTGGGTCGACGGCGAGCTGAGCCTCGCCGATGGCGAGGTCACGCGCGTCGATCCGGCCGAGGCCGTCGCGCGGGCTCGGCCGCTGGCCCAGCAGCTCGTCGCCGAGGCGGGGTTGTCCCGGCTGTCCGCGCTCGGCGGGGGCCCGCTCGAGGGCACGGAGCGGCCCTGA
- a CDS encoding amidohydrolase family protein, producing MLTVTGAVRVLVDPGTERGGDVVLEDGHAESSSLDATGCVVTPGLVNAHHHLLQTAFRTLPGTRGVPMADWLPAMAAAYGRAGHDPELYGLAATVGAAEGLLSGVTTIADHHLNWSTGATPDDTVALARATADAVRALGGRLVFVRGSARDDPEQAAASADAIVGALLDREAVGGVDPDGRLQVAVGPAGVHSDGRETFLALGEVAARHRLRRRTQANEQVDTAIALERYGRRPIDLLEEWGWLAPDVTIAHLCDVTDDEIARLAGAGVTATHAPGCDVPMGWGIAPVARLADAGIAVGLGTSGGGSNDAGHLLADARLAMQVSALVGPQLPARQVLGMATAGSAAGLGRPELGHLGAGTAGDLCVWDVSGVADAGVDDPVAGLLWASPGRRPRHVVVGGRVVVRDGRLVAADERELAARLRERLARTPAVVA from the coding sequence ATGCTCACCGTCACCGGCGCCGTCCGTGTCCTCGTCGATCCCGGCACGGAGCGCGGCGGCGACGTCGTCCTCGAGGACGGCCACGCGGAGTCCTCCAGCCTCGACGCGACGGGCTGCGTCGTCACGCCCGGACTCGTGAACGCACACCACCATCTGTTGCAGACGGCGTTCCGCACCCTGCCCGGAACGCGTGGGGTCCCGATGGCGGACTGGCTCCCCGCGATGGCCGCCGCCTACGGACGAGCGGGGCACGACCCCGAGCTGTACGGACTGGCGGCGACCGTGGGGGCCGCCGAGGGCCTCCTGAGTGGCGTGACGACCATCGCCGACCACCACCTCAACTGGTCCACGGGCGCCACCCCCGACGACACCGTCGCGCTCGCGCGGGCGACGGCCGACGCCGTCCGCGCACTCGGCGGCCGACTCGTCTTCGTCCGCGGCTCCGCTCGTGACGACCCGGAGCAGGCCGCGGCGTCGGCCGACGCGATCGTCGGCGCCTTGCTCGACCGGGAGGCCGTGGGCGGCGTCGACCCGGACGGTCGCCTCCAGGTCGCGGTCGGGCCGGCGGGCGTGCACTCCGACGGGCGCGAGACCTTCCTGGCACTCGGTGAGGTCGCCGCGCGCCACCGCCTCCGGCGGCGGACGCAGGCGAACGAACAGGTGGACACCGCGATCGCGCTCGAGCGGTACGGCCGACGCCCCATCGACCTCCTGGAGGAGTGGGGCTGGCTCGCACCGGACGTCACCATCGCGCATCTGTGCGACGTCACGGACGACGAGATCGCCCGACTCGCCGGGGCCGGTGTCACCGCGACGCACGCGCCGGGCTGCGACGTGCCGATGGGCTGGGGGATCGCACCGGTCGCCCGCCTCGCCGACGCCGGGATCGCCGTCGGACTCGGGACGAGCGGTGGCGGGAGCAACGACGCTGGCCACCTGCTCGCCGACGCCCGTCTGGCCATGCAGGTGTCCGCGCTCGTCGGCCCGCAGCTCCCGGCCCGCCAGGTGCTCGGGATGGCGACCGCCGGGTCCGCGGCCGGTCTCGGTCGGCCGGAACTCGGTCACCTGGGTGCCGGGACCGCCGGTGACCTGTGCGTGTGGGACGTCTCGGGCGTCGCCGATGCCGGCGTCGATGACCCGGTCGCGGGCCTCCTCTGGGCGTCACCCGGTCGCCGTCCACGGCACGTCGTCGTCGGCGGCCGCGTCGTCGTCCGGGACGGGAGGCTCGTGGCCGCCGACGAGCGCGAGCTGGCGGCCCGGCTGCGGGAGCGGTTGGCTCGGACGCCTGCGGTGGTCGCCTGA